DNA from Armatimonadota bacterium:
AGGCACAATGCCGGAGAGATGCCGATGGCAATCGTGCCCTGTTCGGTCGCGCCCTGCACTGCCGCGTGAGGCAGCCCGGGACATGCACCGGTAACGATGATGCAGCCCCGCCTTGCGATCTCTCGACCCAGTTCCCTACTCTTGCTAAGTGCGTGTTCGGGGAGTTCCCCCCCGGCTGATCCAACGACACCGATCTTACGTTTGATAAGAGTGTACCTCCTGGTGCGACGGTAAGCCCAACAGCGCCCATTATAGCAGCTTGGGCGCGGGCTATCAGCCCTGAATCGCGGGATTCCGTCTGGATTGTGGAACCCGGTGACACCCGGATGCGTCAAACAGGTCGGCGCGTGCCAAAGATGTTTGCCAGGGATTGCCGGAACGGATACAATCTGGGCATTCCGCGCCCCCCAGGACACCCGTGGCACCGTCCCGGCCCAAGGACGGCACTTCCATGGGTCCGGCGCGGGATTGCTGGAAGACCACCTTGTGAGAGGGACCCCCATGCGAGATCGGATTCTCTGGACGAATGCGGCAATCATTATCGGGCTCATGGTCTGCCTGGCCGGGTGTGGGGGCGGAGGCGGAGGCGGCAGCACGACCCAGACACCGGTTGCTCCCACCAACCTGCAGTCTCAGGCGGCCACATCAAGCACCATCACCCTCAGTTGGACCGATCGCGCCACCAACGAGACGGGCTATGAGATCCAGCGACGCACAGTCGGGGGAACCTGGATCACCGTGGGACAGACAGCCGCGGGTGCCACACAGTTCGTAGACGCCGGGCTGACGGCCAATACCACCTATGAATACCGCGTGCGCGCACTGGGCACTTCGGGAAACTCCGACTACACGGCCGCTATTACAGCATCCACCACTTCGGGCGAGACGGGCGTTCCCAACGCCCCGTCGGGCCTGCGCGTGACTGCGACCACGAGCACATCAGTGTCCCTGGCCTGGACGGACAACTCCAGCATCGAGACGGGTTTTGAGCTCCAGAGGCGAAGCGGTGGCAGCTTCTCCACCATCGCCACCTTGAGCGCCAATGTGACAACCTACACCGATACGGGCCTGAGTTCGGGCACCGCCTATGAGTATCAGGTCCGCGCTCTTGGAGCCAGCGGGAACTCGGCCTACTCCGCGACGGTCGTTGGTGTCCCCGGCAATACCGGCGGCACGGGGACGGTTACAGGGCGCGTGGCAAGCCTCCTGGGCGCTGTGCCCATATCCGGTGCCCGCGTGAGCATCGGTGGCGCTTTCACCACCACGACGCTGGCGGATGGGACGTACACCATCGCCAACATACCCACCGGAAACTACCAGCTCGAGGCAAGCGCCAGCGGATACCAGACCAACACGGTGCAGATATCGGTCAAAGCCGGCGCTAACAATCTGGGCGACATTCTCCTGACCGCCACCGGCGACGGTCCGCCGCCCCCGCCCATCTTCTGAGCCGGAGCGAGACCAAACAGGTCTGACAAACACACTCGCCGGAACACCGCCCGAAGCATCCGGGCGTAGTTCCGGCGAGTTTCGTCTGCGCCGATTGGCCTTCCGCTACTTCTCCAGCCATACCTTGCAGCTCGCTGCGGCCCGGTCGATCGGCAGCGCGGCCCAAACCTGATAGCGCCCGGCCGAGGGGGCGGTCCAGGTGGTCAGTGCGGAGACCCCGCGTGCCTCGAGACCCGCAACAAAAGCGCCTGGGTCGTCGACGGGGAGGGCCTGGGCACCTTCAATGGATGGCGACAGCGCCGCGCAGAGCTGAGGGGTAACGGTGGAGGGCGAGATGCGCTGCCCATTGGGCCCAATCAGCACGCACTCGGGTCGGCCCGTGGCTTGGTAGAACTCGGGCACGCGCCGCGAGCGGGTGAGATCACAAAGGCAGGCAGTGACGCTCTGCCCAATGGAGAGGTCCACCTGGCGGACATACCACATCCACCGCCAGTCCCGGGCGGTCTCGAGCCATGCCTGCCGTCGTTGATCAAACATATCGCGGCTTACATAGAGCAGCGCGGCGTCGTTCTCCCGCACCGCGTGCAGCATCGCCTCACCCCTCGTGACCTCGTACAACGGTGTGATCCCGTCCACATGGTCGGAATAGAGCAGCAATGTGGACGGATCAGGATCGGGGCTGTCTCCCGCGAACAAGCCAAGCTGGGTGGGCATTCCAGGCGGCCAGAGACGCCCGTCCGGCGCTCGGACGATCCACATTGGCTGCAGACCGGCCGGTTCAGGAGTCGCGGTCAGTTCCACGTAGTGCAGCTTCACAGCGGTGTCAGACAACTCCACCGGCGGAAGGTCCTCGGCGGCGATGCCGGCGATCAGCGGCGCCTGCAGGACAAGATCCCGCGGGGCCGTCGCCGGCGGCGTGGTGGGCGTCTCAGCCAGTGCCCCTGCTGGTTCGCGGGCACCGTCGCCGTCAGGCGTTGGAGCTTTGGGTGGAGCTGTCGCCGCCGCGCCGGGTTCAGTGCTCTCCTCATGGGCGTCCGCGCCGGCCTGTGGAACAACGGGCACCGGCACTTCCGGGGCAGGCGGCGCGGTAACCGGTGCCGGTCGTTCCACCGACGGCACGCTCTCG
Protein-coding regions in this window:
- a CDS encoding LOG family protein; its protein translation is MGVPLTRWSSSNPAPDPWKCRPWAGTVPRVSWGARNAQIVSVPAIPGKHLWHAPTCLTHPGVTGFHNPDGIPRFRADSPRPSCYNGRCWAYRRTRRYTLIKRKIGVVGSAGGELPEHALSKSRELGREIARRGCIIVTGACPGLPHAAVQGATEQGTIAIGISPALCLDEHRERYRSPYEEYDALIFTGSGLMGREVEVVRTADIVITVGGRSGTLGEFAIAYDDGNVIGVLRGTGGISDRLHEIVKYIHKDTGAEIFYSEDPRELLDLTLECHDRRIRQGTAYRINES
- a CDS encoding fibronectin type III domain-containing protein codes for the protein MRDRILWTNAAIIIGLMVCLAGCGGGGGGGSTTQTPVAPTNLQSQAATSSTITLSWTDRATNETGYEIQRRTVGGTWITVGQTAAGATQFVDAGLTANTTYEYRVRALGTSGNSDYTAAITASTTSGETGVPNAPSGLRVTATTSTSVSLAWTDNSSIETGFELQRRSGGSFSTIATLSANVTTYTDTGLSSGTAYEYQVRALGASGNSAYSATVVGVPGNTGGTGTVTGRVASLLGAVPISGARVSIGGAFTTTTLADGTYTIANIPTGNYQLEASASGYQTNTVQISVKAGANNLGDILLTATGDGPPPPPIF